From a region of the Acanthochromis polyacanthus isolate Apoly-LR-REF ecotype Palm Island chromosome 3, KAUST_Apoly_ChrSc, whole genome shotgun sequence genome:
- the ccdc85al gene encoding coiled-coil domain containing 85A, like encodes MEKATPPPQPQLQLSITKTESPAEDISGLTDEELLKWTKEELVRRLRRSEADKMSVILDHGNLIREVNRSLQLHLNEIRGLKDINQKLQEDNRELRDLCCFLDDDRQKGKRVSREWQRLGRYSASIMRKEVTLYLQKLKELELRQEEVIRENLELKELCLLLDEEKGVVGGGSGGGGSGGGGGVGMGGCRNSIDSQNSLLLVPGQGLLMRDVGDGSSTSSAGSADSSDHPHLKQPHLAAGVGGAGSGGEKGSPELVHKPRCSSISGIGGGSGGDREVSSPEHPAGRHRSTSLEYPYTLPQLCRPRCGSISVPDHSRVMRGLSPEKYGRNVGRRSPEQHPKHHSSDLLLGQRQHFLGQGGSGELFQRHHRSSISAIGCGSPEHRQVHLGAGEHHEKSCVVQGGSPETHRHQYSVSPDHVKFGSPVREGQRRPAGDELSPHHRSIYNGMNALISAGCCTNNCRNVKLWDSFDASS; translated from the exons ATGGAGAAGGCGACTCCGCCGCCCCAGCCCCAGCTCCAGCTGTCGATAACGAAGACCGAAAGTCCGGCTGAGGACATCTCCGGGCTGACCGACGAGGAGCTGCTCAAGTGGACCAAGGAGGAGCTGGTGCGCCGGCTGAGGCGGTCCGAAGCCGACAAGATGAGCGTGATTCTGGACCACGGGAATCTCATCCGGGAGGTCAATCGCAGCCTCCAGCTGCACTTGAACGAGATCAGGGGGCTGAAG GACATTAACCAGAAGCTGCAGGAGGACAATCGTGAGCTGCGGGACTTGTGCTGCTTCCTGGACGACGACCGTCAGAAGGGGAAGCGTGTGTCCAGAGAGTGGCAGCGCCTGGGGCGTTACAGCGCCAGCATCATGCGCAAAGAGGTGACCCTCTACCTCCAGAAACTCAAGGAGCTGGAGCTTCGGCAAGAGGAGGTGATCCGGGAGAACCTGGAACTGAAGGAGCTCTGCCTGCTGTTGGACGAGGAGAAGGGGGTGGTGGGGGGAGGAAGTGGCGGCGGGGGGAGTGGAGGCGGAGGGGGCGTAGGGATGGGAGGGTGCCGCAACTCCATAGACAGCCAGAATAGTCTGCTGCTGGTGCCGGGTCAGGGGCTGCTGATGAGAGACGTAGGGGACGGGAGCAGCACCTCCAGCGCAGGGAGTGCTGACAGCTCCGATCATCCCCACCTGAAGCAGCCTCACCTGGCTGCGGGAGTGGGCGGGGCAGGCAGCGGCGGGGAGAAAGGCAGTCCAGAGCTCGTGCACAAACCCAGGTGTAGCAGCATCAGCGGAAtaggaggaggaagtggaggagATAGGGAGGTGTCCAGTCCTGAGCACCCAGCTGGACGCCACCGGAGCACCAGCCTGGAGTATCCGTACACCCTCCCCCAGCTCTGCCGGCCCCGCTGCGGCTCCATATCTGTGCCTGACCACAGTCGAGTCATGCGGGGTCTTAGCCCAGAAAAATATGGGAGGAATGTGGGCCGACGTAGTCCAGAGCAGCACCCCAAGCACCACAGCTCGGACCTCCTCCTGGGCCAGAGGCAGCACTTCCTGGGTCAGGGAGGCAGTGGGGAGCTCTTTCAGCGGCACCACCGGAGCAGCATTAGCGCTATAGGATGTGGGAGCCCCGAGCACCGGCAGGTACATCTAGGGGCAGGTGAGCACCACGAAAAGAGCTGCGTGGTCCAAGGAGGAAGCCCTGAAACTCATAGGCACCAGTACAGTGTGAGCCCCGACCATGTGAAGTTTGGCAGCCCCGTGAGAGAGGGGCAAAGGAGGCCAGCTGGAGATGAGCTGTCACCACATCACCGGAGCATCTATAATGGCATGAATG CTTTGATATCAGCCGGCTGCTGCACCAACAACTGTAGAAATGTCAAGCTATGGGACAG